A window of Cryptomeria japonica chromosome 3, Sugi_1.0, whole genome shotgun sequence contains these coding sequences:
- the LOC131063884 gene encoding tetraspanin-8 — protein MVRFSNNIIGLLNFATFVLSVPILGGGIWLATKAGSDCEKLLQWPVIVLGAFLMLVSLAGLVGACCRVTWLLWLYLAAMFVLILLLFCFTVFAFVVTNKGAGQVVSGKGYKEYRLGDYSHWLQKRMEKSGNWNKIKSCLQDAKVCKKLSDDSVGKVAEQFYSDNLSPIQSGCCKPPSSCNFVYVNATYWTSTAGNLKDMDCSRWSNEQDQLCYDCDSCKAGVLANLKRDWRKIAVINIVVLIALVVVYSVGCCAFRNNQRDERIDYGYKGYR, from the exons ATGGTTCGTTTCAGTAATAACATCATCGGATTGCTTAATTTTGCAACATTTGTGCTCTCTGTCCCTATTTTGGGCGGAGGAATATGGCTTGCAACCAAGGCAGGCAGTGACTGCGAGAAGCTTCTTCAATGGCCTGTGATTGTCCTCGGGGCTTTTCTCATGCTCGTCTCTCTCGCCGGCTTGGTAGGCGCCTGTTGCAGAGTCACATGGCTGCTCTGGCTTTACTTGGCCGCCATGTTTGTGCTCATTCTGCTCTTGTTCTGCTTCACTGTCTTTGCCTTCGTCGTCACCAACAAGGGCGCCGGTCAGGTCGTCTCAGGCAAAGGTTACAAAGAATACCGGCTGGGAGACTACTCACACTGGCTGCAGAAGAGAATGGAGAAGAGCGGCAACTGGAACAAAATCAAAAGCTGCCTTCAGGATGCCAAAGTATGCAAGAAACTTTCTGATGATTCGGTCGGCAAAGTTGCAGAGCAGTTCTACAGTGACAATTTATCTCCAATTCAG TCCGGCTGCTGCAAGCCTCCAAGCTCCTGCAACTTTGTGTATGTGAACGCCACTTATTGGACTTCCACAGCAGGCAATTTAAAGGACATGGATTGTAGCAGATGGAGTAATGAACAGGATCAGCTGTGCTATGATTGTGATTCATGCAAGGCAGGTGTGCTGGCAAACTTGAAGCGCGACTGGCGTAAGATCGCTGTAATCAATATTGTGGTGCTCATTGCTCTGGTTGTAGTTTATTCTGTGGGGTGTTGTGCTTTCCGGAACAATCAGCGTGACGAGAGAATTGATTATGGATATAAGGGATATCGTTGA